A region from the Enterobacter roggenkampii genome encodes:
- the opgC gene encoding OpgC domain-containing protein, which translates to MSHVAPSVAQEDDAKSTAWRYAVAGARDLRIDFMRGIALVMMVVAHTEVMSVFNIFSWERFGLTTGAEGFVILSGFMLGMLNRARLQKVVLLTVSWGLYLRAWKIYRVNIIIIVSFILLAYIPHINVFEVTHFTDRFSGESWSLYPVTPQIKETWFNIILYLQIGPHQTQILGLYIFLLLLSPLFLGMLQKGKVWWLLGLSLLVYSLWQRWPLRLTPSEFEFAFPLLAWQFIFVLGMASGWYKAELLSFARTPPGKGVVVALVMVSLVLGFVAQNHTNPFMPPALLMHVIPPDSFNSFYHTWAAKNGLGPVRVLNDIALMVTVYLVLTYCWTPLNRLLGWFLIPLGQHSLYTFILHVYVVLLVSQFITFDLWRHAWIENTLVHAAALGILWLMAKYDVGARWIPN; encoded by the coding sequence ATGAGCCATGTTGCGCCGTCGGTAGCGCAAGAAGATGACGCTAAATCAACAGCATGGCGGTATGCCGTTGCAGGTGCCAGGGACCTGAGAATCGACTTTATGCGCGGCATTGCCCTCGTCATGATGGTCGTGGCGCATACGGAGGTGATGTCGGTATTTAATATATTCTCCTGGGAGCGTTTTGGGTTAACAACCGGTGCAGAAGGTTTTGTTATTCTCTCGGGGTTTATGCTTGGCATGCTGAACCGCGCGCGTCTGCAAAAAGTGGTTTTGCTCACGGTTTCCTGGGGGCTTTATCTCAGGGCATGGAAAATATATCGTGTAAATATCATTATCATAGTGTCGTTTATTCTTCTGGCCTATATCCCACATATTAACGTTTTCGAGGTCACCCATTTTACCGACCGTTTTTCGGGTGAAAGCTGGTCGCTTTATCCGGTTACGCCGCAAATAAAAGAGACCTGGTTCAACATTATCCTCTATTTGCAGATTGGCCCTCATCAGACGCAAATTCTGGGGCTGTATATCTTTTTACTGCTACTCAGCCCGCTATTTTTGGGGATGCTGCAGAAAGGAAAAGTCTGGTGGCTGCTGGGGCTGTCGCTGCTGGTGTACAGCCTGTGGCAGCGCTGGCCGCTTCGGCTGACGCCGTCGGAATTCGAATTTGCCTTCCCGCTGCTCGCCTGGCAGTTCATCTTTGTGCTGGGCATGGCCAGCGGCTGGTATAAAGCCGAACTGCTCTCTTTCGCCCGGACGCCTCCGGGGAAAGGGGTGGTAGTGGCGCTGGTCATGGTGTCGCTGGTGCTGGGATTTGTCGCCCAGAACCATACCAACCCGTTTATGCCGCCCGCGCTGCTGATGCACGTCATCCCGCCTGACAGCTTCAATTCGTTTTATCACACCTGGGCGGCGAAGAACGGGCTGGGCCCGGTGAGGGTGTTAAACGATATCGCCCTGATGGTCACCGTCTACCTGGTGCTGACGTATTGCTGGACGCCGCTCAATCGCCTGCTGGGATGGTTCCTGATCCCGCTCGGCCAGCACTCGCTTTATACCTTTATTTTGCATGTGTACGTGGTGCTGCTGGTGAGCCAGTTCATCACCTTCGACTTATGGCGACATGCCTGGATAGAGAACACGTTAGTGCATGCGGCGGCACTGGGTATTTTGTGGCTGATGGCAAAATACGACGTCGGCGCACGCTGGATACCTAACTAA
- a CDS encoding DUF3131 domain-containing protein produces the protein MRIRDALLPARSYLTILLGFLIGFAIVVWVEKQMPTRVESSGGIALSKDFPPLPTTRALTYDEAIWARVAWQYYVNNTQPNGLANASDGEPWLSLWSVGSYLFATAAAEQLNIISADEFDERVSTAVFTLGQLPLNDKGLPAAYYHADTLKILGKPDASAIGLSRLLTALQTLLWRYPQHAAAIRDLLSVWRTAALIENNTQSQAAVPLHHWTLADDEQRDTFGYRLYASHTLRLIDSAAGLAVTNPPEGQKMIDLDGVMVPDEGLRTPWGKQTSLISLPYLLTGLELGFDAQSAEIAWRIMQIQQRRHGLRAPKPPVSTDYAEPAPDYVNDLPDRQPVQARNLRDEVPEKVAMTSTRTAFAWYALFRNSWSEALRQQVLPLQVPGKGWQRGLNLNNSVNAVVDADTNAIVLESLSYIAHGQMLCLACLYTSPSAGATP, from the coding sequence ATGAGGATACGTGATGCCCTGCTGCCCGCGCGCAGCTACCTCACCATTTTGCTCGGCTTCCTGATCGGCTTTGCCATTGTGGTCTGGGTGGAGAAACAGATGCCCACGCGCGTGGAAAGCAGCGGCGGCATCGCGCTCAGTAAAGATTTCCCGCCGCTGCCCACAACACGGGCGCTGACCTATGACGAAGCCATCTGGGCGCGGGTCGCCTGGCAATACTACGTGAATAATACCCAGCCAAACGGGCTGGCGAACGCCAGCGACGGTGAACCCTGGCTGAGCCTCTGGAGCGTGGGAAGCTACCTCTTTGCGACCGCTGCCGCAGAGCAGCTCAATATCATTTCCGCCGATGAGTTTGACGAGAGGGTCAGCACCGCCGTGTTCACGCTGGGGCAACTGCCGCTCAATGACAAAGGTCTCCCCGCCGCCTATTACCATGCGGACACGCTCAAGATCCTGGGCAAACCTGACGCCTCCGCAATCGGTCTGAGCCGGCTGCTGACGGCATTACAGACCCTGCTGTGGCGCTATCCCCAGCACGCGGCGGCCATCCGCGATTTGTTGAGCGTGTGGCGCACCGCGGCGCTGATTGAAAATAACACCCAAAGCCAGGCTGCGGTGCCGCTCCACCACTGGACGCTGGCCGACGATGAACAGCGGGACACTTTTGGCTACCGTCTCTATGCCAGCCATACGCTGCGCCTGATTGACAGCGCGGCAGGACTCGCGGTGACCAACCCGCCTGAAGGGCAAAAGATGATCGATCTGGATGGCGTAATGGTGCCCGATGAAGGGCTTCGCACGCCCTGGGGCAAGCAAACCTCGCTGATCAGTCTCCCCTATCTGTTAACCGGTCTTGAGCTGGGCTTTGATGCGCAGAGCGCTGAAATTGCGTGGCGGATTATGCAGATCCAGCAGCGGCGCCACGGCCTGCGCGCGCCAAAACCCCCCGTCAGCACGGATTATGCCGAGCCCGCGCCGGATTACGTTAACGATCTGCCGGACAGGCAGCCGGTACAGGCGCGTAACCTGCGCGACGAGGTGCCGGAGAAAGTGGCGATGACCTCCACCCGCACCGCGTTTGCCTGGTACGCCCTGTTCCGCAACAGCTGGAGCGAAGCGCTGCGCCAGCAGGTTCTGCCGCTTCAGGTGCCGGGTAAAGGCTGGCAGCGCGGGTTAAATCTCAACAACAGCGTCAATGCCGTCGTGGACGCCGATACCAATGCCATTGTGCTGGAAAGTCTGTCTTACATCGCGCATGGCCAGATGCTCTGTCTGGCCTGCCTCTACACATCCCCCTCAGCAGGAGCAACGCCATGA
- a CDS encoding glycosyltransferase, with the protein MDFYFSRFEHRRPPEPLTTPRWVMFTWQVLAVAALILGANYIYWRWTASLNTDALWYAIPLVLAETLAWIGTVLFTINLWKEQDPPQSPPPGEINECLSPEEAVEPRPVKVDLFIATYSEDTELVRLSIRDALKMAYPFPIDYRIHVLDDGRRPEMKAVCEEEGVNYITRQTNIGFKAGNLRNGLEQTDGDFIVICDADTRVFPTLLSHTLGYFRDPDVAWVQTPQWFFDLPEGENLSRWGQRKAGKVGYGLGWLIQKCVGPITIGRDPFFNDPRMFYDVILRRRNWANAAFCCGAASIHRREAVMQAALRSYVWSVEEEIHRHTRDIRDEETRDALQNAMRPHVAFDTELTPYKFHVSEDIYTSVLLHGDAARRWRSVMHPRVESKMLSPQDMLTWMIQRFKYAAGSLDILFHDNIFSRRRFRLSLPQTLMYATTFWSYMACVWNTVFLISPIIYLFTGIPPVSAWSTPFYLHFLPFFIFSELAFMFGTWGISAWDGRASYLSFFSMNLRALNTVLRGEQIKFHVTPKERQTGRFLYLVKPQIAIVVLTLAGLIWGGIQVARGQVDDPSGYVINIFWGGVNIAAMLPLIFAAMWTPAEEDEVTQ; encoded by the coding sequence ATGGATTTTTATTTTTCCCGTTTTGAACATCGTCGTCCTCCGGAACCGTTAACAACACCGCGCTGGGTCATGTTCACCTGGCAGGTGTTAGCGGTCGCGGCGCTTATTCTGGGTGCCAATTATATTTACTGGCGCTGGACCGCCTCCCTGAATACTGACGCATTATGGTATGCCATTCCGCTGGTCCTCGCCGAAACCCTGGCGTGGATTGGCACCGTGCTGTTTACCATCAATTTGTGGAAAGAACAGGATCCTCCTCAGAGTCCGCCGCCCGGCGAAATTAACGAATGCCTGTCGCCTGAGGAGGCCGTAGAGCCCCGTCCCGTCAAGGTGGATCTGTTCATTGCCACCTACTCCGAAGACACCGAGCTGGTCAGGCTGTCCATTCGCGACGCCCTGAAGATGGCGTACCCGTTCCCGATTGACTACCGCATCCACGTGCTTGATGACGGCCGCCGCCCGGAGATGAAAGCCGTTTGCGAAGAGGAAGGCGTTAACTATATCACTCGCCAGACCAACATCGGCTTTAAGGCCGGCAACCTGCGCAACGGCCTTGAGCAAACCGACGGCGATTTTATTGTTATCTGCGACGCCGACACCCGGGTATTTCCCACCCTGCTCAGCCATACGCTGGGCTATTTTCGCGATCCGGACGTGGCCTGGGTACAGACGCCGCAGTGGTTCTTCGATCTTCCGGAAGGAGAAAACCTGTCGCGCTGGGGCCAGCGAAAAGCCGGAAAAGTGGGCTACGGTCTGGGCTGGCTGATTCAAAAGTGTGTTGGCCCGATCACGATTGGCCGCGACCCGTTTTTTAACGATCCGCGCATGTTCTATGACGTGATCCTGCGGCGGCGCAACTGGGCGAACGCGGCTTTCTGCTGCGGCGCAGCGTCCATTCACCGTCGCGAGGCGGTCATGCAGGCCGCGCTAAGAAGCTATGTCTGGTCCGTCGAAGAGGAGATCCATCGTCATACGCGCGACATTCGCGATGAGGAGACCCGGGACGCGCTGCAGAATGCAATGCGTCCGCACGTGGCGTTTGACACCGAGCTTACCCCCTACAAATTCCACGTCTCGGAAGATATTTACACTTCGGTGCTGCTGCACGGTGACGCCGCACGGCGCTGGCGCTCGGTTATGCATCCGCGGGTTGAGTCGAAGATGCTCTCTCCGCAGGATATGCTCACCTGGATGATCCAGCGCTTTAAGTACGCCGCCGGTTCGCTGGATATTTTGTTTCATGACAACATCTTCAGCCGTCGCCGCTTCAGGCTTTCACTCCCCCAGACGCTGATGTATGCCACCACCTTCTGGTCATACATGGCCTGCGTGTGGAACACGGTGTTTTTGATTTCGCCCATTATCTATCTGTTTACCGGCATTCCGCCGGTGTCCGCCTGGTCGACGCCGTTCTATCTCCACTTTCTCCCCTTTTTTATCTTCTCTGAACTGGCGTTTATGTTCGGCACCTGGGGGATCTCGGCCTGGGACGGCAGGGCTTCATACCTCTCCTTCTTTTCCATGAACCTGCGCGCGCTCAATACGGTGCTGCGGGGCGAGCAGATCAAATTTCACGTCACGCCAAAAGAGCGGCAGACGGGCCGTTTTCTCTACCTGGTGAAGCCGCAGATTGCCATCGTGGTGCTGACCCTCGCAGGGCTTATCTGGGGCGGTATTCAGGTGGCGCGTGGGCAGGTGGACGATCCCTCCGGCTACGTCATCAATATTTTCTGGGGAGGGGTGAACATCGCCGCCATGCTGCCGCTGATTTTCGCGGCCATGTGGACGCCCGCTGAAGAGGACGAGGTCACTCAATGA